A DNA window from Pseudomonas tohonis contains the following coding sequences:
- a CDS encoding arylsulfatase, producing the protein MSKRPNFLIIVADDLGFSDLGAFGGEIATPNLDRLAFDGLRLTDFHTAPTCSPTRSMLLTGTDHHIAGIGTMAEALTPELIGKPGYEGYLNDRVVALPELLREAGYQTLMSGKWHLGLTAERAPHARGFERSFSLLPGAANHYGYEPPYDETTPGILKATPALYVEDDRFIEQLPEDFYSSDAFADRLIQYLKERDQSRPFFAYLPFSAPHWPLQAPAEVVDNYRGRYDAGPEALRLERLEKLKALGLVAADVEAHPVRAISAEWDALSEAERQVSARTMEVYAAMVERMDWNIGRVLDYLRQQGLEDDTFILFMSDNGAEGALLEAFPKFGPNLKSFLDQHYDNSLENIGRANSYVWYGPRWAQAATAPSRLYKAFTTEGGIRVPALVRYPQLRRQKQVSHAFATVMDITPTVLDLAGVRHPGTRWRGREVAPVRGRSWLGYLSGETPQVHDGKTATGWELFGMRAIRQGHLKAVYIPAPVGPETWQLYDLEKDPGEIHDLAAERPEALAGLIAAWQRYVDETGVILSESPFQP; encoded by the coding sequence ATGAGCAAACGCCCGAACTTCCTGATCATCGTCGCCGACGACCTGGGCTTCTCCGACCTGGGCGCCTTCGGCGGCGAGATCGCCACGCCTAACCTGGACCGCCTGGCCTTCGACGGCCTGCGCCTGACCGACTTCCACACCGCGCCCACCTGCTCGCCGACCCGCTCGATGCTGCTCACCGGCACCGACCACCACATCGCCGGCATCGGCACCATGGCCGAGGCGCTGACGCCGGAGCTGATCGGCAAGCCGGGCTACGAGGGCTACCTCAACGACCGCGTGGTGGCGCTGCCGGAGCTGCTGCGCGAGGCGGGCTACCAGACGCTGATGTCCGGCAAGTGGCACCTGGGCCTGACCGCCGAGCGGGCGCCCCATGCACGGGGCTTCGAGCGCTCCTTCTCGCTGCTGCCGGGGGCGGCCAACCACTATGGCTACGAGCCGCCCTACGACGAGACCACGCCGGGCATCCTCAAGGCGACGCCGGCGCTGTACGTGGAAGACGACCGCTTCATCGAGCAGCTGCCGGAGGATTTCTATTCCTCCGACGCCTTCGCCGACCGGCTGATCCAGTACCTGAAGGAGCGCGACCAGAGCCGCCCGTTCTTCGCCTACCTGCCCTTCTCGGCGCCGCACTGGCCGCTGCAGGCGCCGGCCGAGGTTGTGGATAACTACCGGGGCCGCTACGACGCCGGGCCCGAGGCCCTGCGCCTGGAGCGCCTGGAGAAGCTCAAGGCGCTGGGGCTGGTGGCGGCGGATGTGGAAGCGCACCCGGTGCGGGCGATCAGCGCCGAGTGGGACGCGCTGAGCGAGGCGGAACGCCAGGTGTCGGCGCGGACCATGGAGGTCTATGCGGCGATGGTGGAGCGCATGGACTGGAACATCGGCCGGGTGCTGGACTACCTGCGCCAGCAGGGCCTGGAGGACGACACCTTCATCCTCTTCATGTCCGACAACGGCGCCGAGGGCGCGCTGCTGGAGGCCTTCCCCAAGTTCGGCCCGAACCTGAAGAGCTTCCTCGACCAGCACTACGACAACAGCCTGGAGAACATCGGCCGCGCCAACTCCTACGTGTGGTACGGGCCGCGCTGGGCCCAGGCGGCCACGGCGCCGTCGCGCCTGTACAAGGCCTTCACCACCGAGGGCGGCATCCGCGTGCCGGCGCTGGTGCGTTATCCACAGCTGCGCCGGCAGAAGCAGGTGAGCCACGCCTTCGCCACGGTGATGGACATCACCCCGACGGTGCTGGACCTGGCCGGCGTGCGCCACCCGGGTACCCGCTGGCGCGGCCGCGAGGTGGCGCCGGTGCGCGGGCGCTCCTGGCTCGGCTACCTCTCGGGCGAAACACCCCAGGTGCACGATGGCAAGACGGCCACCGGCTGGGAGCTGTTCGGCATGCGCGCCATCCGCCAGGGGCACCTGAAGGCGGTGTACATCCCCGCGCCGGTGGGGCCGGAAACCTGGCAGCTGTACGACCTGGAGAAGGACCCCGGGGAAATCCACGACCTCGCCGCCGAGCGCCCCGAGGCGCTGGCCGGGCTGATCGCGGCCTGGCAGCGCTATGTGGACGAGACGGGGGTGATCCTCAGCGAGTCGCCGTTCCAGCCGTAG
- a CDS encoding GGDEF domain-containing protein: protein MENFEETPSELEKLTLALLHSRGEVERLRERELLFNSLLGSVNAVLWAFDWDEQKIIYVSPHYERMFGRPAELLMVDFNEWRNCIYPDDVEYAARSLAEVLTKGAVEVREYRIIRGDGQVRWLSDKCFVSRQGQAGQSTLVVGIAEDITEKKTLEAELQRLATTDVLTGTSNRRHFFECAQREFDVAERYERPLAFLLLDIDDFKKINDTYGHQVGDLVLQRIAQCGAGALRRVDHFGRIGGEEFAAVFPGCDPAQALQVAERLEREVQRLSFSAAGQIFSVTLSQGLTTLRPGDTLEQLYARADEAMYTAKRSGKNQIVQI from the coding sequence ATGGAAAACTTCGAGGAAACACCCAGCGAGCTGGAAAAGCTCACCCTGGCACTGCTGCACAGCCGCGGCGAGGTGGAACGCCTGCGCGAACGCGAACTGCTGTTCAACAGCCTGCTGGGCAGCGTCAACGCCGTGCTCTGGGCCTTCGACTGGGACGAGCAGAAGATCATCTACGTCAGCCCCCATTACGAGCGCATGTTCGGCCGCCCGGCCGAGCTGCTGATGGTGGACTTCAACGAGTGGCGCAACTGCATCTACCCCGATGACGTCGAGTACGCCGCGCGCAGCCTCGCCGAGGTGCTCACCAAGGGCGCGGTGGAGGTGCGCGAGTACCGCATCATCCGTGGCGACGGCCAGGTGCGCTGGCTCAGCGACAAGTGCTTCGTCAGCCGCCAGGGCCAGGCCGGGCAGAGCACCCTGGTGGTGGGCATCGCCGAGGACATCACCGAGAAGAAGACCCTGGAGGCCGAGCTGCAGCGCCTGGCCACCACGGACGTGCTGACCGGCACCAGCAACCGTCGGCACTTCTTCGAATGCGCCCAGCGCGAGTTCGATGTCGCCGAGCGCTATGAACGGCCCCTGGCGTTCCTGCTGCTGGACATCGATGACTTCAAGAAGATCAACGACACCTACGGCCACCAGGTCGGTGACCTGGTGCTGCAGCGCATCGCCCAGTGCGGCGCCGGCGCCCTGAGGCGGGTCGACCATTTCGGGCGCATCGGTGGCGAGGAATTCGCCGCCGTGTTCCCCGGCTGCGACCCGGCCCAGGCCCTGCAGGTGGCCGAGCGCCTGGAGCGCGAAGTGCAGCGCCTGTCGTTCAGCGCCGCCGGCCAGATCTTCAGCGTCACCCTCAGCCAGGGCCTGACCACCCTGCGCCCCGGCGACACCCTGGAACAGCTCTACGCCCGCGCCGACGAAGCCATGTACACCGCCAAGCGCAGCGGCAAGAACCAGATCGTCCAGATCTAG
- a CDS encoding ABC transporter ATP-binding protein translates to MNAFNRNAVEAANQPLSPPPTVSFAGVGKVFEVDGQDFQAIQDFSLDIEEGEFIAIVGSSGCGKSTLLRLLVGLDTAFDGRIEVDGQPVRGIGGERGIVFQEHRLFPWLTVAQNIGLGLVNEKLEQGERARRIHQFVQLVGLGGFEGAYPHQLSGGMAQRVAIARGLVASPRILLLDEPFGALDALTRQQMQDELLAIRARQRITTLLVTHDAEEAIYLADRVVVMAPRPGRIKQVVPIDLPRPRQRTGHDFHQVREALLHQLTGDGDYRPPQPPRLADLPFESIAL, encoded by the coding sequence ATGAACGCCTTCAATCGCAACGCCGTGGAAGCGGCCAACCAGCCCCTGTCGCCACCGCCCACCGTGAGCTTCGCCGGGGTCGGCAAGGTCTTCGAGGTGGATGGCCAGGATTTCCAGGCCATCCAGGACTTCAGCCTGGATATCGAGGAGGGTGAGTTCATCGCCATCGTCGGCTCCAGCGGCTGCGGCAAATCCACCCTGCTGCGCCTGCTGGTGGGCCTGGACACCGCCTTCGACGGCCGCATCGAGGTGGACGGCCAGCCGGTGCGCGGCATCGGTGGCGAACGCGGCATCGTGTTCCAGGAGCACCGCCTGTTCCCCTGGCTGACGGTGGCGCAGAACATCGGCCTGGGCCTGGTCAACGAGAAACTGGAACAGGGCGAGCGCGCACGGCGCATCCACCAGTTCGTGCAGTTGGTGGGGCTGGGCGGCTTCGAGGGGGCCTACCCGCACCAGCTGTCCGGTGGCATGGCCCAGCGCGTGGCCATCGCCCGGGGGCTGGTGGCGAGCCCGCGCATCCTGCTGCTGGACGAGCCCTTCGGCGCCCTCGATGCGCTGACCCGCCAGCAGATGCAGGACGAGCTTCTGGCCATCCGCGCGCGCCAGCGCATCACCACCCTGCTGGTCACCCATGACGCCGAGGAGGCCATCTACCTGGCCGACCGCGTGGTGGTGATGGCGCCCCGCCCCGGGCGCATCAAGCAGGTGGTGCCGATCGACCTGCCGCGCCCGCGCCAGCGCACCGGTCATGACTTCCACCAGGTGCGCGAGGCGCTGCTGCACCAGCTCACCGGCGATGGCGACTACCGCCCGCCGCAGCCGCCGAGGCTGGCCGACCTGCCCTTCGAATCCATCGCCCTCTGA
- a CDS encoding ABC transporter substrate-binding protein: MKTLINSVLGLFAPTLLAGVLGAAPLLAQAAEAPKEIRIAVPDLSAGSEHSGGGVVDVLRSRQILEQEFAKEGIEIQWRFFKGAGPVINEALANGQVDFAYLGDLAAIIGKASGLDTRLLSATARGVKSYLGVVPGSGIKTLEDLKGKRVAVFRGTANQLSFANALASRGLSERDYKVINLDFNAANAALAAKQVDASWGLAGLIALREKGLAELPLSTRDLGGAGSTQAVLVGTGAFVRDYPEVTARLVKAQQQAVTWLRDEDHKQAYVELVSRLASYPPVILGTDLKDDSFKDIFDPQLDPAFLARLQKGVDFAAEQRLIRKPFQVSDWVEPRFLDAALKEQVQASR; this comes from the coding sequence ATGAAAACCCTGATCAACAGTGTCCTCGGGCTCTTCGCCCCCACTCTGCTGGCGGGCGTGCTCGGCGCGGCTCCGCTGCTCGCCCAGGCGGCCGAGGCACCCAAGGAAATCCGCATCGCCGTGCCCGACCTCAGCGCCGGCAGCGAACACAGCGGCGGTGGCGTGGTGGACGTGCTGCGCAGCCGGCAGATCCTCGAACAGGAATTCGCCAAGGAAGGCATCGAGATCCAGTGGCGCTTCTTCAAGGGTGCAGGCCCCGTGATCAACGAAGCCCTGGCCAACGGCCAGGTGGACTTCGCCTACCTGGGCGACCTGGCCGCCATCATCGGCAAGGCCAGCGGCCTCGACACCCGCCTGCTCAGTGCCACCGCGCGCGGCGTCAAGAGCTACCTGGGCGTTGTACCCGGCTCGGGCATCAAGACCCTGGAAGACCTCAAGGGCAAGCGCGTCGCCGTGTTCCGCGGCACCGCCAACCAGCTGTCCTTCGCCAACGCGCTGGCCAGCCGTGGCCTCTCCGAGCGCGACTACAAGGTGATCAACCTCGACTTCAACGCCGCCAATGCGGCCCTCGCGGCCAAGCAGGTGGATGCCTCCTGGGGCCTGGCCGGGCTCATCGCCCTGCGTGAGAAGGGGCTCGCCGAACTGCCGCTCAGCACCCGCGACCTGGGTGGCGCCGGCAGCACCCAGGCGGTGCTGGTGGGCACGGGCGCCTTCGTCCGCGACTACCCCGAGGTCACCGCGCGCCTGGTCAAGGCCCAGCAGCAGGCGGTGACCTGGCTGCGCGACGAAGACCACAAGCAGGCCTACGTCGAGCTGGTCTCGCGCCTGGCCAGCTACCCGCCGGTGATCCTCGGCACCGACCTCAAGGACGACAGCTTCAAGGACATCTTCGACCCGCAGCTGGACCCCGCCTTCCTCGCCCGCCTGCAGAAGGGCGTGGACTTCGCCGCCGAACAGCGGCTGATCCGCAAACCCTTCCAGGTGAGCGACTGGGTCGAGCCGCGCTTCCTCGATGCGGCGCTGAAGGAGCAGGTGCAGGCATCGCGCTGA
- a CDS encoding LysR family transcriptional regulator, translated as MDLRQLRYFIALVEHRSFVRAADAMGITQPAFSRSIQGLEQAFGCQLVDRGNKDLRPTPEGQVVLQHALRLVQGASNLAREIDQMTKLDAGELHFGCGPAPAAKLVPDALAEFIARHPRINTRFEVNNWETLGRLLARDEIEFFIADIRQFEIDPNFQTRELTPRNGRFFCRRGHPLLAKESLSTNDMFDYPLAATRLPAGIRKLLAGFSGKADFTLNLECEHVPALMQVVRRTDAIGVGMLETLAPLLESGELELLRFRNLPENLESLSARCGIVTRTGYRLSPAARALIEIVVELDGAEAAEARRIA; from the coding sequence ATGGACCTGCGCCAACTCCGTTACTTCATCGCCCTCGTGGAACACCGCAGCTTCGTCCGCGCGGCCGATGCCATGGGCATCACCCAGCCGGCCTTCAGCCGCAGCATCCAGGGCCTGGAGCAGGCCTTCGGCTGCCAGCTGGTCGACCGGGGCAACAAGGACCTGCGCCCCACGCCGGAAGGCCAGGTGGTGCTGCAGCACGCCCTGCGCCTGGTGCAGGGGGCGAGCAACCTGGCGCGGGAAATCGACCAGATGACCAAGCTGGATGCAGGCGAGCTGCACTTCGGTTGCGGCCCGGCGCCGGCGGCCAAGCTGGTGCCCGACGCCCTGGCCGAGTTCATCGCCCGCCATCCGCGCATCAACACCCGTTTCGAAGTGAACAACTGGGAAACCCTGGGCCGCCTGCTGGCCCGCGACGAAATCGAGTTCTTCATCGCCGACATCCGCCAGTTCGAGATCGACCCCAACTTCCAGACCCGCGAACTGACTCCGCGCAACGGTCGTTTCTTCTGCCGTCGGGGGCACCCGTTGCTGGCCAAGGAAAGCCTCTCCACCAACGACATGTTCGACTACCCGCTGGCCGCCACGCGGCTGCCGGCGGGCATCCGCAAGCTGCTGGCAGGCTTCAGCGGCAAGGCCGACTTCACCCTCAACCTGGAATGCGAGCATGTGCCCGCGTTGATGCAGGTGGTGCGCCGCACCGACGCCATTGGCGTGGGCATGCTGGAGACCCTGGCACCGCTGCTGGAGAGCGGCGAGCTGGAGCTGCTGCGCTTTCGCAACCTGCCGGAAAACCTGGAAAGCCTCTCCGCCCGCTGCGGCATCGTCACCCGCACCGGCTACCGCCTCTCCCCGGCAGCGCGCGCGCTGATCGAAATCGTCGTCGAACTGGACGGCGCCGAGGCCGCAGAGGCCCGGCGCATCGCCTGA
- a CDS encoding ABC transporter permease produces the protein MSKIQTLPSLRPPARLHLPAIGAGILDRALPWLLPVGLFLLWWLAARHHWMSEQILPAPALVGQSALEFGSGELWGHLWISLQRLGIGLLAGIAGGVLLGAWLGLSRRAEALVYPSFVALAQIPTLAWIPLFMLFFGIGETLKLVVLVKAVVVPVTLHTLVGVRDAQPRLREAAAVLRLPPHLLAWRLVLPAALPAFMAGLRLALATGWTSLLAVELLASSEGIGYLMVWGRQLFMLDLVFVCILVIGLVGALMDRGINRLDSLLLFWPHPATAERPRGPRLHGWQRLQAALLPLALLALWQASSALAWVDANILASPLDVLRALHQGLLDGSLPKALGASLERTVAGLALGGGTGLALGLLLGLSNRAERIAGPSLSALRQVAIFAWVPLLTAWFGLGEAAKLAFVALAAFFPLFIATQRGVAGLSPQLGEAARVMRLGLGKRLRLLVLPGAAPAIFAGLRLALIYAWLGTIGAEYFMPSDGGIASYMLGAQQLFRMDQVMAAMVLVGLVGALLGTLGQRIEARATRWRTA, from the coding sequence ATGAGCAAGATCCAGACGCTGCCGAGCCTGCGGCCTCCCGCCCGGCTCCATCTGCCGGCCATCGGCGCCGGCATCCTCGACCGGGCCCTGCCCTGGCTGCTGCCCGTCGGGCTGTTCCTGCTCTGGTGGCTGGCCGCCAGGCACCATTGGATGTCCGAGCAGATCCTCCCCGCCCCCGCCTTGGTAGGGCAGAGCGCATTGGAATTCGGTTCCGGCGAACTCTGGGGGCACCTGTGGATAAGCCTGCAGCGCCTCGGCATCGGCCTGCTCGCCGGTATCGCTGGCGGGGTGCTGCTCGGTGCCTGGCTGGGCCTGTCGCGCCGGGCCGAGGCGCTGGTCTACCCGAGTTTCGTGGCCCTGGCGCAGATCCCGACCCTGGCCTGGATTCCACTGTTCATGCTGTTCTTCGGCATCGGCGAAACCCTCAAGCTGGTGGTGTTGGTGAAGGCCGTGGTGGTGCCGGTGACCCTGCATACCCTGGTTGGCGTGCGTGACGCCCAGCCGCGCCTGCGCGAGGCGGCGGCGGTGCTGCGCCTGCCGCCGCACCTGCTGGCCTGGCGCCTGGTGCTGCCGGCCGCCCTGCCCGCCTTCATGGCCGGGTTGCGCCTGGCCCTGGCCACCGGCTGGACCTCGCTGCTGGCGGTGGAGCTGCTGGCCTCCAGCGAGGGCATCGGCTACCTGATGGTCTGGGGCCGCCAGCTGTTCATGCTCGACCTGGTGTTCGTCTGCATCCTGGTGATCGGCCTGGTGGGCGCGCTGATGGATCGCGGCATCAACCGCCTCGATTCGCTGCTGTTGTTCTGGCCCCACCCGGCCACCGCCGAGCGCCCGCGCGGTCCGCGCCTGCATGGCTGGCAGCGGCTGCAGGCGGCCTTGCTGCCCCTGGCGTTGCTGGCCCTGTGGCAGGCCAGCAGCGCCCTGGCCTGGGTCGACGCCAATATCCTCGCTTCCCCGCTCGATGTGTTGCGCGCCCTGCACCAGGGACTGCTGGATGGCAGCCTGCCGAAGGCCCTGGGCGCCAGCCTCGAGCGCACCGTGGCAGGCCTGGCGCTGGGCGGCGGCACGGGGCTGGCGCTCGGCCTGCTGCTGGGGCTCTCGAACCGCGCCGAGCGCATCGCCGGGCCCAGCCTTTCGGCCCTGCGCCAGGTGGCGATCTTCGCCTGGGTGCCGCTGCTCACGGCCTGGTTCGGCCTCGGCGAGGCGGCCAAGCTGGCCTTCGTCGCCCTGGCCGCCTTCTTCCCCCTGTTCATCGCCACCCAGCGCGGCGTCGCCGGCCTCTCGCCACAGCTTGGCGAAGCGGCGCGGGTGATGCGCCTCGGCCTGGGCAAGCGCCTGCGCCTGCTGGTGCTGCCGGGCGCCGCACCGGCCATCTTCGCCGGCCTGCGCCTGGCGCTGATCTACGCCTGGCTGGGCACCATCGGTGCCGAATACTTCATGCCCTCGGACGGCGGCATCGCCAGCTACATGCTCGGCGCGCAGCAACTGTTCCGCATGGACCAGGTGATGGCCGCCATGGTCCTGGTGGGCCTGGTCGGCGCCCTGCTGGGCACCCTCGGACAACGCATCGAAGCGCGCGCGACGCGCTGGAGAACCGCATGA
- a CDS encoding TonB-dependent receptor, translating into MRQRRTAIPSPLARPLALQRLAAVDYALTLLLALGAGSTWAAEGNTEQQVDKDVALQKVTVTARRREEDVQDVPTPITTLSGSALETQRIYKVQDLQQVLPSVNVAFIHARQSSVAVRGIGNNPASDGLEGSAGVYLDNVYLGRPGMAVFDLLDIEQLELLRGPQGTLFGKNTTAGVLNISTRAPTFSPERTVEVSGGQDGYFQAKGTVNGALTETLAARLSAYRTRDDGFIKNIHDGNDLNGGARQGVRGQFLFEPNEDFSLRWINDYNEEDSSTGTMVVYGAPARYWQRAALAGASPVRDPDDKKVNIDGRQNVSVHQGGSSVEANWNLAGGYKLTSISAYRYWHFTPANDESLNVPALLNTGVEVHDRQFSQEIRLASPTGGAFDYVVGAYVFNQNLGNKNFTDYGSRADLFLLGANLGAINNVSTKANGKIETDSYALFAQGTWHLTDRLDFTAGLRGTYEEKDANVQRFAPVGGAAVTGQAAAIRAAQLGAYDSGDLSLHNAAPSFLLNLAYKFDDDLLGYASLAHGEKSGGVNLAVGSAPVAGADSLLVGPERANDAELGFKSTLLDRRLLLNANLFWTGIHGYQATTLYQAPGSPNVVQVLANAGSVRSRGLEFEATALPVRGLTLNFNGSYNDVTYLSFKDAPCPGEVSTAPGAPATCDLTGERVVGASKWIANLSGEYRWQLENRIEPYLTASYAYRSEAEGTLDNSDLSKIDGYGLVNLSAGVRRDLGDGQVDASIWVRNATDTDYYLSAFAYLNGAYTASVGAPRTAGVSLRYDF; encoded by the coding sequence ATGCGCCAACGCCGTACCGCCATCCCCTCGCCCCTCGCTCGACCGCTGGCGCTGCAGCGCCTGGCCGCCGTGGACTATGCACTGACCCTGCTGCTGGCCCTGGGCGCCGGTAGCACCTGGGCCGCCGAGGGCAACACCGAGCAGCAAGTGGACAAGGATGTCGCCCTGCAGAAGGTCACCGTCACCGCCCGCCGCCGCGAGGAAGACGTGCAGGACGTGCCCACGCCCATCACCACCCTCAGCGGCAGCGCCCTGGAGACCCAGCGCATCTACAAGGTGCAGGACCTGCAGCAGGTGCTGCCCAGCGTCAACGTCGCCTTCATCCATGCCCGCCAGTCCAGCGTCGCGGTGCGCGGCATCGGCAACAACCCGGCGAGCGACGGCCTCGAAGGCAGCGCCGGGGTCTACCTCGACAACGTCTACCTGGGTCGCCCGGGCATGGCAGTGTTCGACCTGCTGGACATCGAGCAGCTGGAACTGCTGCGTGGCCCCCAGGGCACGCTGTTCGGCAAGAACACCACCGCCGGCGTGCTCAACATCAGCACCCGCGCGCCCACCTTCAGCCCCGAGCGCACGGTGGAGGTTTCCGGCGGCCAGGACGGCTACTTCCAGGCCAAGGGCACGGTCAACGGCGCCCTCACCGAAACCCTCGCCGCGCGCCTGTCGGCCTACCGCACCCGTGACGACGGCTTCATCAAGAACATCCACGACGGCAACGACCTCAACGGTGGTGCACGCCAGGGCGTGCGCGGGCAGTTCCTCTTCGAGCCCAACGAGGACTTCAGCCTGCGCTGGATCAACGACTACAACGAGGAGGATTCGAGCACCGGCACCATGGTCGTCTACGGCGCGCCGGCCCGTTACTGGCAGCGCGCGGCCCTGGCGGGTGCCTCGCCGGTGCGCGACCCGGACGACAAGAAGGTCAACATCGACGGCCGCCAGAACGTCAGCGTGCACCAGGGCGGCAGCTCGGTGGAGGCCAACTGGAACCTCGCCGGCGGCTACAAGCTGACCTCCATCAGCGCCTACCGCTATTGGCACTTCACCCCGGCCAACGACGAGAGCCTCAACGTGCCGGCGCTGCTCAACACCGGCGTGGAAGTGCACGACCGCCAGTTTTCCCAGGAGATCCGCCTGGCCTCGCCCACCGGCGGCGCCTTCGACTACGTGGTCGGTGCCTACGTGTTCAACCAGAACCTGGGCAACAAGAACTTCACCGACTACGGCTCCCGGGCCGACCTGTTCCTGCTCGGCGCCAACCTGGGCGCCATCAACAACGTCAGCACCAAGGCCAACGGCAAGATCGAGACCGACAGCTACGCGCTGTTCGCCCAGGGCACCTGGCACCTCACCGACCGCCTCGACTTCACCGCCGGCCTGCGCGGCACCTACGAGGAAAAGGACGCCAACGTGCAGCGCTTCGCACCGGTCGGTGGTGCGGCGGTGACCGGCCAGGCCGCCGCCATCCGCGCGGCGCAACTGGGGGCCTATGACTCGGGCGACCTCAGCCTGCACAACGCCGCGCCCTCCTTCCTGCTGAACCTGGCCTACAAATTCGACGACGACCTGCTGGGCTACGCCTCCCTGGCCCATGGCGAGAAATCCGGCGGGGTGAACCTGGCCGTAGGCTCGGCCCCGGTGGCCGGCGCCGACTCGCTGCTGGTCGGCCCCGAGCGCGCCAACGATGCCGAACTGGGCTTCAAGAGCACGCTGCTCGACCGCCGCCTGCTGCTCAACGCCAACCTGTTCTGGACCGGCATCCACGGCTACCAGGCCACCACCCTGTACCAGGCGCCGGGCTCCCCCAACGTCGTGCAGGTGCTGGCCAACGCCGGCAGCGTGCGCTCGCGCGGCCTGGAGTTCGAAGCCACCGCGCTGCCCGTGCGCGGCCTGACCCTGAACTTCAACGGCTCCTACAACGACGTCACCTACCTCAGCTTCAAGGACGCCCCGTGCCCCGGCGAGGTGAGCACCGCCCCCGGCGCGCCGGCCACCTGCGACCTCACCGGCGAACGCGTGGTCGGCGCCTCGAAATGGATCGCCAACCTCAGCGGCGAATACAGGTGGCAGCTGGAGAACCGCATCGAGCCCTACCTCACCGCCAGCTACGCCTACCGTTCCGAGGCCGAAGGCACCCTGGACAACTCCGACCTTTCCAAGATCGACGGCTACGGCCTGGTCAACCTCTCGGCCGGCGTGCGCCGCGACCTGGGCGACGGCCAGGTGGACGCCTCCATCTGGGTGCGCAACGCCACCGACACCGACTACTACCTGAGCGCCTTCGCCTACCTGAACGGCGCCTACACGGCCTCGGTGGGCGCCCCGCGCACCGCCGGCGTCTCCCTGCGCTACGACTTCTGA
- a CDS encoding DUF2955 domain-containing protein gives MERPALSENGLRQCLRLACGGTLGLFVCKLMDWDNGSFFCVYPMLLLGLVPTINAHVIRQFLAQAVLVSLETLVIYGLFGDRPLLIVPLVFGAFLWRFSLMARGPLFMFGALGCVFLSMQLHFASYPETHLYDLVASNLVAAALTVLIAWLMFFLFPDAEPREPRAAAPRDLPSQRHEALLGASIATLSFILFQTFDLKDSLSAQIASILVLFPMHWNGIRFAGRIRALGTMLGCLIALVLQLLLYDHYDVLPLVASLYWIAAFFCARVHVLEGAQGIGFGALTTLAIVFGQYLTPSHDMMFSLAYRLSSVCVAVFITLLAVFVLHRLFNRFAAIRHQSHA, from the coding sequence ATGGAGCGCCCGGCCCTCAGCGAGAACGGTCTGCGCCAGTGCCTGCGGCTGGCCTGCGGCGGCACCCTCGGATTGTTCGTGTGCAAGCTGATGGACTGGGACAACGGCTCGTTCTTCTGCGTCTACCCCATGCTGCTGCTGGGCCTGGTGCCCACCATCAATGCCCATGTGATCCGCCAGTTCCTCGCCCAGGCGGTGCTGGTGAGCCTGGAGACGCTGGTGATCTACGGCCTGTTCGGCGACCGTCCGCTGCTCATCGTGCCGCTGGTGTTCGGCGCCTTCCTCTGGCGCTTCAGCCTCATGGCGCGCGGCCCGCTGTTCATGTTCGGCGCCCTGGGCTGCGTGTTCCTCTCCATGCAGCTGCATTTCGCCAGCTACCCCGAGACCCACCTCTACGACCTGGTGGCCAGCAACCTGGTGGCCGCCGCACTGACGGTGCTGATCGCCTGGCTGATGTTCTTCCTCTTCCCCGACGCCGAGCCCCGCGAGCCCCGCGCCGCCGCTCCCAGGGACCTGCCCAGCCAGCGCCACGAGGCCCTGCTCGGCGCCTCGATCGCCACCTTGTCGTTCATCCTGTTCCAGACCTTCGACCTGAAGGATTCGCTGTCCGCGCAGATCGCCTCGATCCTGGTGCTGTTTCCCATGCACTGGAACGGCATCCGTTTCGCCGGACGCATCCGCGCCCTCGGCACCATGCTCGGCTGCCTGATCGCCCTGGTGCTGCAACTGCTGCTCTACGATCACTACGACGTGCTACCGCTCGTCGCCTCGCTGTACTGGATAGCCGCCTTTTTCTGTGCCCGAGTGCACGTATTGGAGGGTGCGCAGGGAATCGGCTTCGGTGCGCTGACAACTTTGGCCATCGTTTTCGGTCAATACCTGACGCCGAGTCACGACATGATGTTCAGCCTGGCCTATCGGCTCAGTTCGGTTTGCGTTGCGGTATTCATCACCCTGCTTGCGGTGTTCGTCCTGCACCGCCTGTTCAACCGTTTTGCAGCCATTCGTCACCAGAGTCATGCCTGA